A genome region from Chloroflexia bacterium SDU3-3 includes the following:
- a CDS encoding zinc ribbon domain-containing protein yields MTNAPKFCGQCGAALPPGDPRFCVECGNPLRLGGTPPEESSIPAATGATVRLANARVEQAVIGGTIRLATSHAVPPGLWRREAPPDESQVVALYAPLRAVVGGWSATTSDGWEKIADGWAGSGSGICVRFRIVREWFAAPGFGQGLRLQVQIGAESYAEEGRTRRGFTYRVASDPPMQVLGARWVDGRGAEQQLPIPQIQLMAPPRVRRVSDLNEQVRQLNAREAETWARQGVVHSVFRLENATQQRTPVGRGLVLAEAFGGTMLAGVTGKLFTTYRIQMRNPLEIRAGEWRALSQRMQADAAKLGLDLGTDAATEWWIDQHGYDGAVFDRGAYPLQRGRVAVAFRRSQVAEVRA; encoded by the coding sequence ATGACGAACGCACCAAAATTTTGTGGCCAGTGTGGCGCAGCGCTGCCGCCTGGCGACCCACGATTCTGCGTGGAGTGCGGCAACCCGCTGCGGTTAGGCGGCACCCCGCCCGAGGAGAGCAGCATCCCAGCCGCCACCGGCGCAACGGTGCGGCTGGCCAACGCCCGCGTCGAGCAGGCCGTGATCGGCGGCACCATCCGGCTGGCCACCAGCCACGCCGTGCCGCCCGGCCTGTGGCGGCGCGAGGCCCCGCCCGACGAGAGCCAGGTGGTGGCGCTCTACGCCCCGCTGCGCGCGGTGGTGGGCGGCTGGAGCGCCACCACCAGCGACGGGTGGGAGAAGATCGCCGACGGGTGGGCCGGATCTGGATCGGGCATATGCGTGCGCTTCCGGATCGTGCGCGAGTGGTTCGCCGCGCCCGGCTTCGGCCAGGGGCTGCGGCTGCAGGTGCAGATCGGGGCCGAGTCATACGCCGAGGAGGGGCGCACGCGTCGCGGCTTCACCTACCGCGTTGCCAGCGACCCGCCCATGCAGGTGCTGGGGGCGCGCTGGGTGGATGGGCGCGGCGCCGAGCAGCAGCTGCCCATACCCCAGATCCAGCTGATGGCCCCGCCGCGCGTCCGTCGCGTGTCGGACCTCAACGAGCAGGTGCGGCAGCTGAACGCGCGCGAGGCAGAAACATGGGCCCGCCAGGGTGTGGTGCACAGCGTCTTTCGGCTTGAGAACGCCACCCAGCAGCGCACGCCGGTGGGCCGCGGGCTGGTGCTGGCCGAGGCCTTCGGCGGCACCATGCTGGCGGGCGTCACCGGCAAGCTCTTCACCACCTACCGCATCCAGATGCGCAACCCGCTGGAGATCCGCGCGGGCGAGTGGCGCGCGCTCAGCCAGCGCATGCAGGCCGACGCCGCCAAGCTCGGGCTTGACCTAGGCACCGACGCCGCCACCGAGTGGTGGATCGACCAGCACGGCTACGACGGCGCGGTCTTCGATCGTGGGGCCTACCCGCTGCAGCGAGGCCGCGTGGCGGTGGCCTTCCGGCGCAGCCAGGTGGCCGAGGTGCGCGCATAA
- a CDS encoding nitroreductase family protein: MLDKSATTDHEIHPLLRSRWSPRAFSPEPIPAEMVKSLLEAARWAPSAMNEQPWEFIVVPREDAEAFAGAVSTLAEGNVSWAKNAPLLIFAVARLTSSYNGAENGAAIYDLGQAVAHLSVQASALGLWTHQMGGFSADKAREVFGIPEGYKPMVVIAVGSMGDADTLVDVLRERELGPRVRKPISAFVYEGKWGEPAKIIG; encoded by the coding sequence ATGCTCGATAAGTCTGCCACCACCGATCACGAGATCCACCCGCTGCTGCGCTCGCGCTGGAGCCCCCGCGCCTTCTCGCCCGAGCCGATCCCCGCCGAGATGGTAAAAAGCCTGCTTGAGGCGGCGCGCTGGGCGCCCTCGGCCATGAACGAGCAGCCCTGGGAGTTCATCGTGGTGCCGCGCGAGGATGCCGAGGCCTTCGCGGGCGCGGTCAGCACCCTGGCCGAGGGCAACGTGAGCTGGGCCAAGAACGCGCCGCTGCTGATCTTCGCGGTGGCCCGCCTGACCAGCAGCTACAACGGTGCCGAGAACGGCGCGGCGATCTATGATCTGGGCCAGGCTGTGGCCCACCTGAGCGTGCAGGCCAGCGCGCTGGGCCTGTGGACGCACCAGATGGGCGGCTTCAGCGCCGACAAGGCCCGCGAGGTGTTCGGCATCCCCGAGGGCTACAAGCCCATGGTGGTGATCGCCGTCGGCTCGATGGGCGACGCCGACACGCTGGTGGATGTGCTGCGCGAGCGCGAGCTGGGCCCGCGCGTGCGCAAGCCGATCTCGGCCTTTGTGTACGAGGGCAAGTGGGGCGAGCCGGCCAAGATCATCGGCTAG